In a genomic window of Streptomyces katrae:
- a CDS encoding DUF4246 domain-containing protein translates to MSGLSAFPLPFQASRAVAFAAPRTLRELEMMQCSTHIRAKAGWFDKMKDADVVARWTREAREQGLTEAQVRYVLDELAHYAALRDGRTGIEVSGVDGVWQSDALVDEELAARLREAVRVLEEVPAAELDWHPGSGGQVLDLVHPSLFCLVRDVSPAPEEAWRNPTDRYSKHEFSEKFQWLPTDVEVAEDGGVCFRSYVNNVHPEDHRELASVLPDLFARMRPLLENVLTDLRHPRPLRIKADPYGWYESEPQYPNRADYGDDAAFAEARQEWGEAHDEWWQTRRPVVPDAPEFTAPEVPDATARVDLRGRGLQVIVKLATIHLTPEKPEYAGGSWHVEGMLNERIVSTGIYYWDSENVTESRLSFRTALDDPDYEQNDDDGLREVYGLENEDELNQILGSAATPAGRCLAFPNVLQHRVGGFRLADPTRPGHRKILAFFLVDPSERIVSTADVPPQQPWAETSTMTLEEAKGYREQLMHERKFFVAEHNEQLYEREFSLCEH, encoded by the coding sequence TTGTCCGGCCTGTCCGCCTTTCCGTTGCCCTTTCAAGCATCGCGTGCCGTAGCGTTCGCGGCACCCCGGACGCTGCGGGAGCTGGAGATGATGCAGTGCAGCACGCACATCCGGGCGAAGGCCGGGTGGTTCGACAAGATGAAGGACGCCGACGTCGTCGCCCGGTGGACGCGGGAAGCCCGCGAGCAGGGTCTCACCGAGGCTCAGGTGCGTTACGTCCTCGACGAACTCGCCCACTACGCCGCCCTGCGGGACGGGCGGACCGGCATCGAGGTGTCCGGTGTCGACGGGGTGTGGCAGTCGGACGCGCTGGTCGACGAGGAGCTCGCGGCTCGGCTGCGCGAGGCGGTGCGGGTGCTGGAAGAGGTTCCCGCGGCGGAGCTGGACTGGCATCCGGGATCCGGTGGTCAGGTACTGGACCTGGTACATCCCTCGCTGTTCTGCCTGGTGCGGGACGTGAGCCCAGCGCCCGAGGAGGCGTGGCGGAATCCGACGGACCGTTATTCGAAGCACGAGTTCTCGGAGAAGTTCCAGTGGCTGCCCACGGACGTGGAGGTCGCTGAGGACGGCGGGGTCTGCTTCCGTTCGTACGTCAACAACGTCCACCCGGAGGACCACCGCGAGCTGGCCTCCGTTCTGCCGGACCTGTTCGCGCGCATGCGTCCGCTCCTGGAGAACGTGCTCACCGATCTGCGCCATCCGCGGCCCCTGCGCATCAAGGCCGATCCCTACGGGTGGTACGAGTCGGAGCCGCAGTACCCGAACAGGGCCGACTACGGTGACGACGCCGCCTTCGCGGAGGCCCGCCAGGAGTGGGGGGAGGCCCACGACGAGTGGTGGCAGACCCGTCGGCCGGTCGTCCCGGACGCGCCGGAGTTCACCGCGCCCGAGGTGCCCGACGCGACCGCCCGGGTCGACCTGCGCGGCCGGGGCCTCCAGGTCATCGTGAAGCTGGCCACCATCCACCTCACCCCGGAGAAGCCCGAGTACGCCGGCGGTTCCTGGCACGTCGAGGGGATGCTGAACGAGCGGATCGTCTCGACCGGCATCTACTACTGGGACAGCGAGAACGTCACCGAGAGCCGGCTGAGCTTCCGCACCGCGCTCGACGACCCGGACTACGAGCAGAACGACGACGACGGCCTGCGCGAGGTCTACGGCCTGGAGAACGAGGACGAACTCAACCAGATACTGGGTTCGGCGGCGACTCCGGCGGGCCGCTGCCTGGCCTTCCCGAACGTCCTGCAGCACCGCGTCGGCGGGTTCCGCCTCGCGGACCCCACCCGCCCGGGGCACCGGAAGATCCTCGCCTTCTTCCTCGTCGATCCGTCCGAGAGGATCGTCTCGACGGCCGATGTGCCGCCGCAGCAGCCGTGGGCCGAGACCTCGACCATGACCCTGGAAGAGGCGAAGGGCTACCGCGAACAGCTCATGCACGAACGCAAGTTCTTCGTCGCCGAACACAACGAGCAGCTGTACGAGCGGGAGTTCTCCCTCTGCGAGCACTGA
- a CDS encoding purple acid phosphatase family protein, with protein MPIPRRTLLTGSTAGAAAAAVGSTGSARAAERPADAVSPLLQRTPSRIGVPGVAGLHLQFGADPATEMTVSWISPQSVRRPRVHLGSPDGGGSGHAVDAETRTYRDDLSRREVYVHHARITGLRPDTTYLYSAGHDGAAQETGSFTTAPRGRSAFTFTSFGDQGTPNLRRSLTWPTPDAPPPLGHFRLHTSTQGGTEASADIVAAVERVAPLFNLVNGDLCYAGVAGAIGEDRVATWADWFIGNSRSARLRPWMPCVGNGETEKGNGPLGLTGYQTYFTLPDAATATDAQTRGLWYAFTVGGVRFISLANDDVAIVDTGDIYLRGYSGGAQRRWLERELKAARADTGIDWIVVFMHHPMISSHRSGGSDLGVRQEWGPLFDAYGVDLVLCGHEHYYERSLPVRGTLPNDTRTPVPVSTRTDVADTGKGTVHMIIGGGGNFATTQDDLFEEPKGRVVVDVSKEPQGRHRTPVYLTEDAPWRAVQDRVHPHGFAAFDVDPGTRGSGRTRMNVTYYTFDGPYGELTPVDAFTLERPRADARH; from the coding sequence ATGCCGATTCCGCGCAGGACGTTACTGACCGGCTCGACCGCTGGTGCGGCTGCCGCCGCCGTCGGGAGCACGGGAAGCGCACGGGCCGCCGAGAGGCCGGCGGACGCGGTGTCGCCCCTGCTGCAGCGCACGCCCAGCCGGATCGGGGTGCCCGGAGTGGCGGGGCTGCACCTGCAGTTCGGCGCCGACCCGGCCACCGAGATGACCGTCTCCTGGATCAGTCCCCAGTCCGTCCGGCGGCCGCGGGTCCACCTCGGTTCACCGGACGGCGGCGGCTCGGGGCACGCGGTCGACGCCGAGACCCGGACCTACCGTGACGACCTGTCCCGGCGGGAGGTGTACGTCCACCACGCCCGCATCACGGGACTGCGGCCCGACACCACCTACCTGTACTCGGCCGGGCACGACGGCGCCGCGCAGGAGACCGGGTCGTTCACTACCGCCCCGCGCGGCCGCTCCGCGTTCACCTTCACCAGCTTCGGCGACCAGGGCACGCCCAATCTGCGCCGCTCCCTCACGTGGCCCACGCCCGACGCACCGCCGCCGCTCGGCCATTTCCGGCTCCACACCAGCACCCAGGGCGGCACCGAGGCCTCCGCCGACATCGTGGCCGCGGTGGAACGGGTCGCCCCGCTGTTCAACCTGGTCAACGGCGACCTCTGCTACGCGGGCGTGGCCGGTGCCATCGGTGAGGACCGCGTCGCGACCTGGGCCGACTGGTTCATCGGCAACAGCCGTTCGGCGCGGCTGCGTCCCTGGATGCCCTGCGTCGGCAACGGCGAGACCGAGAAGGGCAACGGCCCCCTGGGACTGACGGGCTACCAGACCTACTTCACCCTGCCGGACGCGGCCACCGCCACCGACGCCCAGACCCGCGGCCTGTGGTACGCCTTCACCGTCGGCGGGGTCCGCTTCATCAGCCTGGCCAACGACGACGTGGCGATCGTCGATACCGGGGACATCTATCTGCGCGGCTACTCCGGCGGCGCACAGCGCCGCTGGCTGGAGCGGGAACTGAAGGCGGCGCGGGCCGACACCGGCATCGACTGGATCGTCGTCTTCATGCACCACCCCATGATCTCCAGCCACCGCAGCGGCGGCAGCGACCTCGGAGTCCGTCAGGAATGGGGCCCGCTCTTCGACGCGTACGGGGTCGACCTGGTGCTCTGCGGCCACGAGCACTACTACGAGCGGTCGCTCCCGGTCCGCGGCACCCTGCCCAACGACACCCGCACCCCGGTCCCGGTCTCCACCCGCACCGACGTCGCCGACACCGGGAAGGGGACCGTCCACATGATCATCGGTGGCGGGGGCAACTTCGCCACCACCCAGGACGACCTGTTCGAGGAGCCCAAGGGGCGCGTCGTCGTCGACGTGAGCAAGGAACCCCAGGGCCGCCACCGCACGCCGGTCTACCTCACCGAGGACGCCCCCTGGCGCGCCGTGCAGGACCGCGTCCACCCCCACGGCTTCGCAGCCTTCGACGTCGACCCGGGCACCAGGGGCTCCGGCCGCACCCGGATGAACGTCACGTACTACACCTTCGACGGCCCCTACGGAGAGCTGACCCCGGTGGACGCCTTCACCCTGGAACGCCCCCGGGCGGACGCCCGCCACTGA
- the xdhC gene encoding xanthine dehydrogenase accessory protein XdhC, producing MPELTWVAAVARLRARREPGALVTVAAVRGHAPRKAGAKLVVGRTETWGSVGGGNIEAVAIDRAREVLARPDAEPELMEFALNDKATGRHGVQCCGGAVSVLLEPLPVVPAVAVFGVGHVGLELARILARFDLDLHLIDTRPGQLADDRLAVLADAVAQVHVHHTPLLPEEVLTELAPGTHVLIMTHDHAEDAALCDAALRTPGLGTIGLIGSAAKWARFRHRLSTEGGHDDTTIDRIKTPIGLTEITGKEPAAIAVGVAADLLRTFERDRT from the coding sequence ATGCCTGAACTGACCTGGGTGGCCGCGGTCGCGCGGTTGCGGGCGCGCCGGGAACCCGGCGCGCTCGTGACCGTCGCGGCCGTGCGCGGCCACGCACCCCGCAAGGCCGGCGCCAAACTCGTCGTCGGACGGACCGAGACCTGGGGCTCGGTCGGCGGCGGCAACATCGAGGCCGTCGCCATCGACCGGGCCCGCGAGGTGCTCGCCAGGCCCGACGCGGAACCGGAACTGATGGAATTCGCCCTCAACGACAAGGCCACCGGCCGGCACGGCGTGCAGTGCTGCGGCGGAGCCGTCAGCGTCCTGCTCGAACCCCTGCCGGTGGTCCCGGCAGTGGCGGTCTTCGGCGTCGGACACGTCGGCCTCGAACTGGCCCGCATCCTGGCCCGCTTCGACCTCGATCTCCACCTGATCGACACCCGCCCCGGCCAGCTCGCCGACGACCGGCTCGCCGTGCTCGCGGACGCCGTGGCGCAGGTCCACGTCCACCACACCCCCCTGCTCCCGGAGGAGGTCCTCACCGAACTGGCCCCCGGCACCCACGTCCTGATCATGACCCACGACCACGCCGAGGACGCCGCCCTGTGCGACGCCGCCCTGCGCACCCCGGGGCTGGGCACGATCGGCCTGATCGGCTCGGCCGCCAAATGGGCCCGCTTCCGCCACCGCCTGTCCACCGAGGGCGGCCACGACGACACGACGATCGACCGGATCAAGACCCCGATCGGCCTGACGGAGATCACCGGCAAGGAACCGGCCGCGATCGCGGTGGGCGTCGCGGCGGACCTGCTGCGCACCTTCGAACGCGACCGCACCTGA
- the xdhB gene encoding xanthine dehydrogenase molybdopterin binding subunit → MSQLSQRPEKPAVGLPLPHESANLHVTGAALYTDDLIHRTKDVLHAHPVQVMKAHGRITALRTAAALAVPGVVRVLTAADVPGVNDAGMKHDEPLFPDTVMFHGHAVAWVLGETLEAARLGAAAVEVELDEQPSVVTLSEAIAAGSFHGARPVMLAGDVDAGFADSVHVFTGEFQFSEQEHFYLETHAALAHIDEAGQVFVQSSTQHPSETQEIVAHVLGLHSHEVTVQCLRMGGGFGGKEMQPHGFAAVAALGAKLTGRPVRVRLNRTQDLTMSGKRHGFHAAWKIGFDADGRIQALDATLTADGGWSLDLSEPVVARALCHIDNTYWIPHARVAGRIAKTHKVSNTAFRGFGGPQGMLVIEDIMGRCAPLLGLDPTELRERNFYREGQHTPYGQPVTQPGRISAVWEQVKESGGLADRRREIAAFNAAHPHTKRAIALTGIKFGISFNLTAFNQGGALVLIYKDGSVLINHGGTEMGQGLHTKMIQVAATTLGVPLHKVRLAPTRTDKVPNTSATAASAGADLNGAAVKNACEQLRGRLLEVAGTQLGANASDVRIVEGVARALGSDRELAWDDLVRTAYLQRVQLSAAGFYRTEGLHWDAKAFKGSPFKYFAHGAAATEVEVDGFTGAYRIRRVDIVHDVGDSLSPMIDIGQVEGGFVQGAGWLTLEDMRWDTGDGPNRGRLLTQAASTYKLPSFSEMPEEFNVTLLQNATEEGAVYGSKAVGEPPLMLAFSVREALRQAAAAFGPAGVSVELASPATPEAVYWALEAARAAATARTGGASALSHA, encoded by the coding sequence GTGAGCCAGTTGTCCCAGCGCCCCGAGAAGCCCGCCGTCGGACTTCCCCTCCCGCACGAGAGCGCCAACCTGCACGTCACCGGCGCCGCGCTCTACACCGACGACCTGATCCACCGCACCAAGGACGTCCTGCACGCCCACCCGGTCCAGGTGATGAAGGCCCACGGCAGGATCACCGCCCTGCGCACCGCAGCCGCGCTCGCCGTGCCCGGCGTGGTCCGCGTGCTGACCGCCGCCGACGTGCCCGGCGTCAACGACGCCGGCATGAAGCACGACGAACCGCTCTTCCCCGACACGGTCATGTTCCACGGCCACGCCGTCGCCTGGGTGCTCGGCGAAACCCTGGAGGCCGCCCGGCTCGGTGCGGCGGCCGTCGAGGTGGAACTCGACGAACAGCCGTCGGTCGTCACGCTGTCGGAGGCGATCGCCGCCGGGAGCTTCCACGGCGCCCGGCCCGTGATGCTGGCCGGCGACGTCGACGCCGGATTCGCCGACTCCGTCCACGTGTTCACCGGCGAGTTCCAGTTCTCCGAACAGGAACACTTCTACCTCGAGACCCATGCGGCGCTGGCCCACATCGACGAGGCCGGGCAGGTCTTCGTCCAGAGCAGCACCCAGCACCCCTCGGAGACCCAGGAGATCGTCGCCCACGTCCTCGGCCTGCACAGCCACGAGGTGACCGTGCAGTGCCTGCGTATGGGCGGCGGCTTCGGCGGCAAGGAGATGCAGCCGCACGGATTCGCGGCCGTCGCCGCCCTCGGCGCCAAGCTCACCGGCCGGCCCGTCCGGGTACGTCTCAACCGGACCCAGGACCTGACCATGTCGGGCAAGCGGCACGGCTTCCACGCCGCCTGGAAGATCGGCTTCGACGCCGACGGCCGCATCCAGGCCCTGGACGCCACCCTGACCGCGGACGGCGGCTGGAGCCTGGACCTGTCCGAGCCGGTGGTGGCCCGCGCCCTCTGCCACATCGACAACACCTACTGGATCCCCCACGCGCGCGTCGCCGGGCGCATCGCCAAGACCCACAAGGTCTCCAACACCGCCTTCCGCGGCTTCGGCGGCCCCCAGGGCATGCTCGTGATCGAGGACATCATGGGCCGCTGCGCGCCGCTGCTCGGCCTCGACCCGACGGAACTGCGGGAACGCAACTTCTACCGCGAGGGCCAGCACACCCCGTACGGGCAGCCGGTCACCCAGCCCGGGCGGATCTCCGCCGTCTGGGAGCAGGTCAAGGAGAGCGGCGGACTGGCCGACCGGCGGCGTGAGATCGCTGCCTTCAACGCCGCGCACCCGCACACCAAGCGGGCCATCGCCCTCACCGGCATCAAGTTCGGCATCTCCTTCAACCTCACCGCCTTCAACCAGGGCGGCGCACTGGTGCTGATCTACAAGGACGGCTCGGTCCTGATCAACCACGGCGGCACCGAGATGGGCCAGGGCCTGCACACCAAGATGATCCAGGTCGCCGCCACCACCCTGGGCGTCCCCCTGCACAAGGTGCGGCTGGCACCGACCCGCACCGACAAGGTGCCCAACACCTCCGCCACCGCCGCCAGCGCCGGGGCGGACCTCAACGGCGCGGCCGTGAAGAACGCCTGCGAGCAGCTGCGCGGACGGCTGCTGGAGGTGGCCGGAACCCAGCTGGGCGCCAACGCCTCCGACGTGCGCATCGTCGAGGGCGTCGCCCGCGCCCTGGGCAGCGACCGCGAACTGGCCTGGGACGACCTCGTGCGCACCGCCTACCTCCAGCGCGTCCAGCTCTCGGCGGCCGGCTTCTACCGCACCGAGGGACTGCACTGGGACGCGAAGGCCTTCAAGGGCTCGCCGTTCAAGTACTTCGCCCACGGCGCCGCCGCCACCGAGGTGGAGGTGGACGGATTCACCGGCGCGTACCGCATCCGTCGCGTGGACATCGTGCACGACGTCGGCGACAGCCTGTCCCCGATGATCGACATCGGCCAGGTCGAGGGCGGCTTCGTCCAGGGCGCGGGCTGGCTGACCCTGGAGGACATGCGCTGGGACACCGGCGACGGCCCGAACCGCGGCCGTCTGCTGACCCAGGCCGCCAGCACCTACAAGCTGCCCAGCTTCTCGGAGATGCCCGAGGAGTTCAACGTCACGCTGCTGCAGAACGCCACCGAGGAAGGGGCGGTCTACGGCTCGAAGGCGGTCGGCGAACCCCCGCTGATGCTGGCGTTCTCGGTGCGCGAGGCGCTGCGGCAGGCCGCCGCGGCCTTCGGGCCCGCCGGGGTCAGCGTGGAACTCGCCTCCCCCGCGACGCCGGAGGCGGTGTACTGGGCCCTGGAAGCGGCCCGTGCCGCCGCCACGGCCCGCACCGGCGGCGCGAGCGCCCTGAGCCATGCCTGA
- a CDS encoding xanthine dehydrogenase small subunit → MATSTPTPFITVNGQETPLAPAAPHTTVLDFLRERGLTGTKEGCAEGECGACSVLVARPGVDRPTDWVAVNACLVPAAALDGQEVITSEGLATPGEPGTPPTLHPVQEEMAVRGGSQCGYCTPGFVCSMAAEYYRPGRCAHPTPAEEGRPGHGDAGHGDPEHGPNGFDLHALSGNLCRCTGYRPIRDAAFAVGAPAGDDPLARRREQSPPEPAATAYTRDDSSFLRPGSLAEALELLRERPDAVVVAGSTDWGVEVNIRSRRAPCVIAVDRLPELRSLHIGSGHIEIGAAQTLTEIERRLDGAVPLLAELFPQFASRLIRNSATLGGNLGTGSPIGDSPPVLLALEASVVLAGADGEREVPLCDYFTGYRQSVRRPGELIRAVRVPLPLSPVTAFHKIAKRRFDDISSVAVAFALDIQDGTVRKARIGLGGVAATPIRALAAEAALEGRAWTAETAQAAAEVLKTQGTPMDDHRASAGYRSAMLGQSLLKLYAQTTEAVSS, encoded by the coding sequence ATGGCGACCAGTACACCCACACCCTTTATCACGGTCAACGGGCAGGAAACCCCCCTCGCACCGGCCGCCCCCCACACCACGGTGCTGGACTTCCTGCGTGAGCGCGGGCTGACCGGCACCAAGGAGGGCTGCGCCGAGGGCGAATGCGGAGCCTGTTCGGTCCTGGTGGCCCGGCCCGGTGTGGACAGGCCCACCGACTGGGTGGCCGTCAACGCCTGCCTGGTCCCGGCCGCGGCGCTCGACGGCCAGGAGGTGATCACCTCCGAGGGCCTGGCCACCCCGGGCGAGCCCGGCACCCCGCCCACCCTGCACCCCGTACAGGAGGAGATGGCGGTCCGCGGCGGCTCCCAATGCGGCTACTGCACCCCGGGGTTCGTGTGCAGCATGGCCGCCGAGTACTACCGCCCCGGCCGCTGCGCCCACCCCACCCCCGCCGAGGAAGGCCGCCCCGGGCACGGCGACGCCGGGCACGGCGACCCCGAGCACGGCCCGAACGGCTTCGACCTGCACGCGCTGAGCGGGAACCTGTGCCGCTGCACCGGATACCGCCCGATCCGCGACGCCGCGTTCGCCGTCGGCGCGCCCGCCGGGGACGACCCGCTCGCCCGGCGCCGCGAACAGTCCCCGCCCGAACCGGCCGCCACCGCCTACACCCGCGACGACAGCAGCTTCCTGCGGCCGGGCAGCCTGGCCGAGGCGCTGGAGCTGCTGCGCGAGCGGCCCGACGCCGTCGTCGTCGCCGGCAGCACCGACTGGGGCGTCGAGGTCAACATCCGCTCCCGCCGGGCCCCTTGCGTCATCGCCGTCGACCGGCTGCCCGAACTGCGCTCCCTGCACATCGGATCCGGCCACATCGAGATCGGCGCCGCGCAGACCCTCACCGAGATCGAACGCCGCCTCGACGGCGCCGTACCCCTCCTGGCCGAGCTGTTCCCCCAGTTCGCCTCCCGCCTCATCCGCAACAGCGCCACCCTCGGCGGCAACCTCGGCACCGGCTCGCCCATCGGCGACAGCCCGCCGGTCCTGCTCGCCCTGGAGGCGTCGGTGGTGCTCGCCGGCGCCGACGGCGAACGCGAAGTCCCCCTCTGCGACTACTTCACCGGCTACCGGCAGAGCGTGCGCCGCCCCGGCGAGCTGATCCGCGCCGTACGCGTCCCCCTGCCGCTGTCGCCCGTCACGGCCTTCCACAAGATCGCCAAGCGGCGGTTCGACGACATCTCCAGCGTCGCCGTCGCCTTCGCCCTCGACATCCAGGACGGGACCGTCCGCAAGGCGCGCATCGGCCTGGGCGGCGTGGCCGCCACCCCGATCCGCGCCCTCGCCGCCGAGGCCGCCCTGGAGGGCAGGGCCTGGACGGCCGAGACCGCCCAGGCCGCCGCCGAGGTGCTCAAGACCCAGGGAACCCCCATGGACGACCACCGCGCCAGCGCCGGGTACCGCTCCGCGATGCTCGGCCAGAGCCTTCTCAAGCTGTACGCCCAGACCACCGAGGCGGTGTCTTCGTGA
- a CDS encoding alpha/beta fold hydrolase — protein MPRTDASRPRRTVRRLHASSAGLAAGLLLTGLFGAPVQAYGAATPPPAPLGTVAGTAGDARYTPGACPRTPEPVAELDGARCGTLTVPENRTRPDGRKITLGVAIVPALAATPRPDPIVWLAGGPGDDAVGEAKMAVDGGLNRDRDVIFMSQRGTYSADPALTCPDIDEFNARATGLAYASPDSERLHLQATKACRDRLVGLGADLGAYNDTESSADLADLRGALGVAQWNLYGISYGTQLALVTMRLHPQGIRSVGIDGILPPSTAGEALTWSAAKQGFDGLFKACAEQPACNDRYPNLSATFERLVRELQAKPVTTTVTLPDTHKQVKVLLDGAALVNWLTSATHVAAQVPRALDELDHGKPQRIAEQWSVGKYSPQAVGRLSHGLVYGVFCSEWTPYAARDAALRGGEEAFPSFPRAVQSQAPQLAYLHQDCDTWNVPAAPRSIRDVTKSDIPTLALSGGFDSQTGAANGPYVARTLSRATVVTVPYEPHVVFATSKCAQTIAVSFFDTPTTPDTQCLKGLKPPAFETGP, from the coding sequence ATGCCCCGCACCGACGCGTCCCGCCCCCGCCGCACCGTGCGACGGCTGCACGCCTCCTCCGCCGGCCTGGCGGCCGGCCTGCTCCTCACCGGCCTGTTCGGCGCGCCCGTCCAGGCGTACGGCGCCGCCACCCCGCCCCCGGCGCCCCTCGGCACCGTCGCCGGGACGGCCGGCGACGCCCGCTACACACCGGGCGCCTGCCCCAGGACGCCCGAGCCGGTCGCCGAGCTCGACGGCGCCCGCTGCGGAACGCTCACCGTCCCCGAGAACCGGACCAGACCGGACGGCCGCAAGATCACGCTCGGGGTGGCGATCGTGCCGGCGCTCGCCGCGACGCCACGGCCCGACCCGATCGTCTGGCTCGCCGGAGGACCCGGGGACGACGCCGTCGGCGAGGCGAAGATGGCCGTCGACGGCGGCCTCAACCGCGACCGCGACGTGATCTTCATGTCCCAGCGCGGCACGTACTCGGCCGACCCGGCCCTCACCTGCCCGGACATCGACGAGTTCAACGCCCGCGCGACCGGCCTCGCCTACGCCTCGCCCGACTCCGAACGCCTGCACCTCCAGGCCACGAAGGCCTGCCGCGACCGGCTCGTCGGCCTCGGGGCCGACCTCGGCGCCTACAACGACACCGAGAGCTCCGCCGACCTCGCGGACCTGCGCGGCGCGCTGGGCGTGGCGCAGTGGAACCTGTACGGCATCTCCTACGGCACCCAGCTGGCGCTCGTCACCATGCGCCTGCACCCGCAAGGGATCCGGTCGGTCGGCATCGACGGCATCCTGCCGCCCTCCACGGCCGGTGAGGCCCTGACCTGGAGCGCCGCCAAGCAGGGCTTCGACGGCCTGTTCAAGGCCTGCGCCGAGCAGCCCGCCTGCAACGACCGCTACCCGAACCTGTCGGCCACCTTCGAACGCCTCGTGCGCGAACTCCAGGCCAAGCCGGTCACCACCACCGTCACCCTGCCCGACACCCACAAGCAGGTGAAGGTGCTCCTCGACGGCGCGGCCCTGGTGAACTGGCTGACCTCCGCCACCCACGTCGCGGCCCAGGTGCCGCGCGCCCTCGACGAACTGGACCACGGCAAGCCCCAGCGCATCGCCGAGCAGTGGTCGGTCGGCAAGTACTCGCCCCAGGCCGTCGGCCGGCTCTCCCACGGGCTGGTCTACGGCGTGTTCTGCAGCGAGTGGACCCCGTACGCGGCCCGGGACGCGGCCCTGCGCGGCGGCGAGGAGGCCTTCCCGTCCTTCCCGCGCGCGGTCCAGTCCCAGGCACCGCAGCTGGCCTACCTCCACCAGGACTGCGACACCTGGAACGTCCCCGCCGCACCGCGCTCGATCCGGGACGTCACCAAGAGCGACATCCCCACGCTGGCCCTCTCGGGCGGCTTCGACTCCCAGACCGGAGCGGCCAACGGCCCGTACGTCGCCCGCACCCTGTCCCGGGCCACCGTCGTCACCGTCCCCTACGAGCCCCACGTGGTCTTCGCGACCTCGAAGTGCGCCCAGACCATCGCGGTCTCCTTCTTCGACACCCCGACGACCCCGGACACGCAATGCCTCAAGGGCCTCAAGCCCCCGGCGTTCGAGACGGGCCCCTGA